GAGCGGGATCGCGTGGAGGCCGTCGCGGTCGACCGGGGACCGCAGCAACGCCGCGTCCGCGCCCCGCGAACGGATCAGGCCCGTCGCGTCGGCCGCGGCGACCGGGACCAGCTCGAGCGGCACCTCCGGCTGCCGCTCGCCCCACGTCCGCACCCACTTGGCGGGCGTGGCGCCCGGGACGTACGCGAGACGGAACGAGGTCACCGGGTCAGGCTACCGGGCGGGGCGCTGGCTACCCTGGACGGCATGACGTCGCACAAGACCACCCAGACGATGAAGCCCGCGACGGCGGCGAAGAAGCTGGGTGTGTACCTCGAAGCCACGCCCCCGGAGTTCCAGGAGGGCGTCGTCTCGCGCGACGAGCTGAACGCGCTGCAGGCCGACCCGCCCGAGTGGCTGCGCGAGCTGCGCCGCACCGGCCCGCACCCGCGGCCGGTCGTCGCGGCGAAGCTGGGCATCTCCATCGGCGGCCTCACCCGCGGCGGCGTCACCGAGGCGCTCACCACCGAGCAGATCGAGGCGCTGAAGACCGAGAATCCCGACTGGCTGGTGCGGGAACGCGCCACCCAGGCCGAGGTGCGCAAGGAAACCGTGCGGGTCAAGGGGAAGGACCACTGACCACGCTCGAGGAGGCGAAGCGCCTCGACGCCGCCGACGAGCTGGCGGGGTTCCGGGACCGCTTCGTCCCGATCACTGACCCCGGCGTCGTCGCCTACCTCGACGGGAACTCGCTGGGCCGCCCGCTGCGCGCGACGGCCGAACGGCTGCAGGAGCTCGTCGCCGACCAGTGGGGCGCCCGGCTGATCCGCTCCTGGGAAGAACGCTGGCTCGAGCTCCCCGAGCGGATCGGTGACGAGCTGGGCCGCGTCGCGCTCGGCGCCGCACCCGGCCAGACCATCGTCGCCGACTCGACGTCGGTGTGCCTGTACAAGACGCTCCGGGCGGCCGCCGCGCTCCGCCCGGGGCGCGACGAGATCGTCACCGACTCCGCCAACTTCCCCACCGACCGGTTCCTCGTCGAGAGCGTTGCCGCCGAGCTCGGCCACACGGTGCGGTGGATCGAGGGCGGCGACGTCCACCCCGACGACGTCGCCGCCGTCACCGGGCCGCGGACCGCGGCCGTCGTCCTGTCCCATGTGGACTACCGCTCCGCCGCGATCGCCGACCTCGCCGGGATCACGCGGCTGGTGCACGACCGCGGCGCTCTCACCGTCTGGGACCTCTGCCACAGCGTCGGCTCGATCCCGGTCGAGCTGGACGCCAACGGCGCCGACTTCGCCGTCGGCTGCACGTACAAGTTCCTCAACGCCGGGCCCGGCGCGCCCGCCTTCCTCTACGTGAACTCGCGCCACCACGCGGAGTTCGGGCAGCCGATCACCGGCTGGATGGGCGCGGCCGACACGTTCGGCATGGCCGAGCACTACGTGCCCGCGCCCGGCATCCGCCGCGCGCTGTCCGGCACCCCGCCGGTGCTGGGCATGGTGGGCGTCCAGGAAGGCGTCGCGCTGCTGGCCGAAGCCGGGATCGATCGGGTGCGGGCCAAGGCCGTCGCGCTGGGGCGGTGGGTGCTCGCCCTCGCCGACGCGTGGCTCGTCCCGCTCGGCTTCACGGTGGCCTCGCCGCGCGAGGACGCCCGCCGCGGCGGGCACGTCACCCTGCGGCACCCGGACGCCGAACGGCTTTCCCGGGTCCTGATCGAGCACGGCGTGCTGATCGACTTCCGCCGTCCCGACGGAATCCGCGTCGGACTGAGCCCGCTCACCACCGGCTTCACCGAGGTCCGGGCGGCCGTGGACCGCATCCGCGAGCTCGCCGCATGACGTGAATGACTCATTCATGTCGCCTGACGACATGAATGAGTCATTCACGTCGGTCAGACAGTAGCCATGTACTTAGTAGCCATGTACTGTATTTGACATGAGCACCCCGGGGCACCTGGTCTGGCGACTGTCCATGAAGTGGCGGGTGGCCGTCGACCGCGCCCTGGCACCGATCGGGTTGACGCACGCCCAGTACGTCTTCCTGTCCTCGCTCTTCGGCCTGGAGCGTGCCGGAGCGAGCCCGAGCCAGCGGGAACTCGCCGACCACACCGGACTGGAAGCGCTCTACACCTCCAAGCTCGCGCGCTCCCTCGACGCCGACGGGCTCGTCGAGCGCACCCGAGACCCCGCGGACACCCGCACCATCCGGCTGGCCCTCAC
This genomic window from Amycolatopsis mongoliensis contains:
- a CDS encoding DUF5997 family protein, producing the protein MTSHKTTQTMKPATAAKKLGVYLEATPPEFQEGVVSRDELNALQADPPEWLRELRRTGPHPRPVVAAKLGISIGGLTRGGVTEALTTEQIEALKTENPDWLVRERATQAEVRKETVRVKGKDH
- a CDS encoding kynureninase — its product is MTTLEEAKRLDAADELAGFRDRFVPITDPGVVAYLDGNSLGRPLRATAERLQELVADQWGARLIRSWEERWLELPERIGDELGRVALGAAPGQTIVADSTSVCLYKTLRAAAALRPGRDEIVTDSANFPTDRFLVESVAAELGHTVRWIEGGDVHPDDVAAVTGPRTAAVVLSHVDYRSAAIADLAGITRLVHDRGALTVWDLCHSVGSIPVELDANGADFAVGCTYKFLNAGPGAPAFLYVNSRHHAEFGQPITGWMGAADTFGMAEHYVPAPGIRRALSGTPPVLGMVGVQEGVALLAEAGIDRVRAKAVALGRWVLALADAWLVPLGFTVASPREDARRGGHVTLRHPDAERLSRVLIEHGVLIDFRRPDGIRVGLSPLTTGFTEVRAAVDRIRELAA
- a CDS encoding MarR family winged helix-turn-helix transcriptional regulator, which translates into the protein MSTPGHLVWRLSMKWRVAVDRALAPIGLTHAQYVFLSSLFGLERAGASPSQRELADHTGLEALYTSKLARSLDADGLVERTRDPADTRTIRLALTERGREVVEPAIETVAELLDRLLAPLGGRDGDRTAALSRELTLLLDTPLDP